Sequence from the Tenrec ecaudatus isolate mTenEca1 chromosome 6, mTenEca1.hap1, whole genome shotgun sequence genome:
GCAAAGTCTTACTAGGAAAATGATAGCAGCGGCTGAGTCCTTGCTGTGCTAAGTGCTTTCATGCTTTAAAAAAGCAATGCAATGTGTGTGCCGTCGATCTCACCTGATCACAAACCTATAGTACAAAATACCACTGCTCCTCCAGGGTTTCCCAGGCCGtattctttacggaagcagattgtcacatcTCTCAGAGCCAGCTGGTGACTCTCCAACTACTGACCAGTAGTAGGCTAGCCCCACTGCAGCTGCTAGGGCTCCTACCAATGTACTAGGTACTACGATCAAATTCACGACACTGCGAGAGGTTACTATTAAAACTGAACCGTGTGTTTCCCATTCTCAATTATTTATATACTTAACACTGTGTATGGTCTGTAATGGGCACAGGGAGAGATGTTAAGAGCCCTCTGAGACAGATTATTTGTGTTCTCAAGAACAAATCCTTTCATCCTGGTGCGGTACAGTTTGCAAAATGCTTCCCTTGTGTATTTCATGTATTCACCACAAGGTCCCTCCTTGAGGTGGTTGAGTATCATAAGAGCCATAGGAACTTAGGCTCTGGGTTCAAACGAGCCCGGGTTTGAATCCTAGCCCTGAAGTGGATTAACCCCACAAGCTCAAGCGTGGTCAAATTAACCAGCTGCCTAACGTGAGCGGTATTTCAATGTCTGACTCGCAAGACCGAGGTGAGGATCCCCGGCCCGCGTGTGGTTAAGGAGCAGCCGTCATAAACGTGGCAGCGGATCGCATGGAGAATGTGGCTCCCAGGAGTTAAAAGAAGGATGTGGAGAAGTCGTGGAGCCCAGGTCTCCTTACTTtagaagctttttaaaaaaatttcctctGCTGCTCTAAATGTTTCTCAATGCCTCAGCCCTCCTAGCCAACACCCTGAAATAGCGAGATCGTCCACAGAAGTGGCCTCAAGCGTGGCCTCCGTTGGGATGACCCCATCCTCAGCCCCGGCGGCCCCGGCTCCCCTCCTGCAGGAGCTGCGTCACAAGCCCCCAGTAGAACGTTCAAGGGGCACCCCCTTCCAGCGGGAACCTGCCCGCAGTCACCAGGAGAAGCACCTGGATCCCCCATTGGCTGTCGCCCGGGGCAACCAAGGACGCTGAGGGcacgtgggcgccccagccagtaTTTAAAGGGCGGCTGCGGGGCGCACCACCTCAGTCCGGCCTGGACGGCCACCTTGAAGCACCTGGGTTGAGAGGGAGTCCCAAGGTAACGCGCACCCCCCGCCTCCTCGTCCCCCAGCCGCGCCTCTGCCGAGGGGGCGTGTGCGGGGTCTGGGAGCGGGTCGCCGGGCGCGCTGCCCACCAacaccttcctcccccaccatccttACCCAGCCCCAGTCCCACCCAGACCACCTGGGCGCGACAACTCAGGTGTGAAGACCCGGAGCGAGCGACGGAAGCGCCCAGAAGAGGGGGCCGTCCTGGAGAGAGAGGCGTGACCCCGGCGGCGGCGAGCACGCGGCGCGGCGCGGACACAGCCCGGCGACGAGGCTTCCCGGATCTTCGCGTCTGGCCCAGCTGGACCGCAGTTTCTGGGACAGGACGACCCTTCGAAGGCGCAGCGCTCTCTGAACCATGACCCAGACCCTCCACAAACGGGAGGACCCTCTCAACCTGGGCGCGGGCGGGGCAGCCTCGGCCCCCTTGCGCACCTGGTCCTCGTACCCCCGAAGGCGCAGGGGCGCCCCGCTTTACAAACGGCGACCCCACTACGGTCCCCAGGCTGAATATGAGCCCCAGAGGAAACAGCCGCGGCAACAGCAGGGCCCAGGCCCTTGGTACCATCCCCCCCCACGGCCCTACAGGGCGATGTATGCCAACCCGGGGCATCCCGAAGGGCCCTGGTACCCGCCCCCGGCGGGATTCTGCAACGTCCCCTGCCGGGTGCAAATGATCCGGGTGTATGGCCTGCACCctctctgcttctgctgctgctcctgttgGCGTGGGGCCTGGCACCCCGGCTGGGCCCGGCCCTACGGCCGGAAGAAGCGATGGGGCCGCCGCGGCCGCGGCCTGCGCCGCCCGCCCCGCCGGGCCTTCCCCAGGAGCCCGCCGGTCGACCTGCGGATGCTGCTCCGGCCGGTCAACCTGTACGGGTGGCGTGCACCGGGCATGCGCGCGCCGCGGAACACCACGCAGTTCATCATGAACCAGATCTACGAAGACATGCGGCAGCAGGAGGAGCGGGAGCGCCAGCAGGCGGCGCTGCGGGCCCAGCAGGTGCAGGCCGCcccccaggccccgcctctggccGCCCCCGGGGGAGAGGCGCCCCCCAGCGGCTGTGCGGAGGACGAAGAGGGGCTGCAGGAGATTGTGTACAGCGTGGTGGCTTCCAGTCCGGCCTCTCCAGGGGAAAACCAGTGCCCCACCCCCCCGCAGGGAGAGGACCAGGAGGAAGAATGTGAGGAGGAAGTGTGTGCTGAGAAGGAGagcgaggaggaagaggaggaggaggacctgGAGGAGGACAACGAGGAGGAGAGTGAGGGTGttgaagaggaagaggagaatggagaggaagaagaggaagaagaggtcgaggaggaggaggatggagagggagagggagaggctgaAGATGGAGAGGAGGTCGAAGGGGCCGACTacgaggaggagggggaagaggaagaagaggaggaggatgggaaggaagaggtagATGGCCAGCGAGAGGAAGAAAACCACTTGCCTTTGGAAATGCCTTTGTCAATCCTAGTCGGGtcagaagaagagagagagaactttctaaaCTGCCATTATTTCAGCCCCAAACAGACAAATCCCCAAGTGCCGCCCGAAACGGAAACTCTCTTCATGCAACAGGACATGAACTGTTAGCCGTCAGAAAAGTAAGGACTGCAACGGAACGCAATGAAGCCAGAATGGATCAGCAATTCATTCAAAACCAAGGGGGAAAACCCGAGTTCCATTAATAAACACATTAATACGGAACCTGTTCTTTGGCCATTTTAACATGTTTAAATGTTGGTGTGCTTGCTGTATGACTATAGTTGGCAGAAGGgttcagaaaaaaatcaaatataagTAAATTGGAAATGATTAAAGGACaactattttcccctccctttttaATACTCCTTTTGGCATTTCCCATTCTAGACatttgctctctctctttttttttctttttttacacactGGGAATGCTGAAAACATTTTTTGGGACAAAGGCGTAGTCTGTTTATGCATTGAGCCTAAAATCAACAGATCAATTAAATGCGTAACAAAATCCTCCAGtgctcctggcacaatcactggagCCGTCTTCGAATGCCTCTTTAACATTTTTTGACTTGTCCCTTCACCGTTTTTTATTTCCAGGGTAATTTGGTTGCCTCATCCGCAGTACCTTGTGGCATCGCTCAtgtatattccttgttccacagaGCTATGGAGCTTCTGCAGAAGAACATGACGTGGCTTCTGTGGAactggttctctgccagggctcaACAGTCCATAACCCATGCATGGAGAGGATTCCCCATGGCCAGAAGCCAACTTGCCCATCTAGTTAAGATCCCAGGTAACTGCAAACAGTGGAACAATGCTTAGATTTTGAAGCCCTGTTCCTGGATGTATTCCTTGTCATCAATCCAAAGGAAGCAGAAGGTTTTTTTGcagaacagatttttttttaattggccttTTATGGGCAGCATACCTGTTTTATATGTTTCccagttttgtcttcctttgagaGTAAAACAAAGGCGTGTAAGCTGGGATGAGCTGGTTTTGATAAAGTTTTACAATTACCTGGAGAGTGTAAATCATTCAAAACAACACCGttttgtttaaacatttttagGAAATAATAGCACATCTCTTTTAGGAAATGAAGTCTCATCCTTTCATAAAAGGCTCcatacattgtttttttttttttcacagaacATCCCTATTTGAACGGTTTAACCTGGACTTCCCCAAAGTTACATCTTATGACAAGCTATGGTCTAAGTACAGTTTGAATCACAGCTTAGTATTTACTTATTGAAGAGAAGACAAAGTGTTATACCTACGTGGTGAGGAGTGATACTGGTTTATGTCCGTGTATTTCAGCTTTCAGGGTGATAAGTTGTTAGTCAAAATATCAAATAAGGTGTTAACTAAAAGTACCTTGCTTCTCACTCTTAAAAAATGATAACATGTACTTCAGTGGCCAGCAGACTAAATAGAGGGAAAAAaactgggaaagaaaacaaaaacacaacatggAAGGTATTTTGAAATTTCACCAGACGCTGCAAAATGTGGCAGTAAATAACCAAAAATTACACTGTACAGAGACCATTACTTTCTACAAGATGTGTTTCTCAGTGAAGCAGTTTAAAATTGGCCACTCATGGGTCTATGGTCTGGTCAAGGTACATATATAGGAAGAAGCCAAGAATCTCTTcggatactgagcaaataatcacgaGGTCACACTCAACTATGTTCCTTTAAAGTCAACCTTTCATGTAACACTGGCTTCAGAATCACATCCAAACAATCTTCATTTCATTGCTGCAAACAAGTCTATTTTGAATCAACATAGAAGTTCATATATTAGTTGCCTGTATAGGTTTGAAAAGGCATTACCTGGTAGTACATGTAAGCGAAGGCAAGCAAGGCCTCAATGAGTTGGCCATGTAGTTCACCCAGCCTGATTCAACAGATACCTATGGAGCCACCAGGTGCCAAGCCTTGTGGCCAGTAACATAGCCACAGTGATGAGGAAACAAAACCCCCACTCTTACCATGCTGCTGTTTCCTATAAAAGCTAGATCTTCAGAGGAGAGATAGACAACTTAGTCATGACAAACACTATGAAGCACATCACAAAGCAACCTTTGTTTGAAGGTCAGACATTGTTGGCAGAAAGAATCAGGAATCTGAAAGTTCAAGAGTAGGAGGTGCTTGGTGCTttaggaggaaaggggaaaagagcAGGACAAAGTAACCAGAAGGAATGactggtgggaagacaagagcaaGGCAATGTTTGAACATCCATTTATATGCATACAGCCTATATCTTCTGAAATATGCACCAACAAAAATTAGCAGTAGGTTAATACTTCCAATGAGTAATGATTCTTTACCTGAATACTTATTTTTTTAGCCAGCCATTGTGATAGCCCTTTTTCTTTACTAATATCAAGTCAGTAAGCCGGGCCAGGGCACAGGTGGTCCATTTTAGTGCACACGACTTTCAGACAGAGAGCTCTCCACTTAACACATAGTGAAAAAGTTCTAACGATTATTTTTTTAGCAAGATAGTTTTCAGTTCTCATGGAGAACGCCTGAAGTTTATTCAGTGTAACTTGATAGTTCAATGGACTATAAAGTATTAGCCAGGCACAGAATAGACCAGTATTTGGTAGTGAACATGGCTAAGCCCTGGATTATTAACCAAAAGTTGGCAGCACAATCTTCTCAAAGCATCCTCATAGCTACTCCAACatctctgaaacacatggggtcactatcagCTGCAATTGATTTaatggcaactggtttgattttgttatttttttaagttgaagtgtTAAATGTACACTTGGAGAAAATTCATGATTTTCAAAATGTGATGCTAGAAAGGAAAATAATTACGAGATGTCCCTGAGTCATATCTTTCAAGATGAGAggcattattttctttaaattgtcacacacacacacaaagattatAACCTTAAATAATGTAAAGAAGGCACAAACCACTCTTTCAAgattcaaaaagccaaagggTTCCTCTTTACTTCAG
This genomic interval carries:
- the CCER1 gene encoding coiled-coil domain-containing glutamate-rich protein 1 isoform X1; this translates as MTQTLHKREDPLNLGAGGAASAPLRTWSSYPRRRRGAPLYKRRPHYGPQAEYEPQRKQPRQQQGPGPWYHPPPRPYRAMYANPGHPEGPWYPPPAGFCNVPCRVQMIRVYGLHPLCFCCCSCWRGAWHPGWARPYGRKKRWGRRGRGLRRPPRRAFPRSPPVDLRMLLRPVNLYGWRAPGMRAPRNTTQFIMNQIYEDMRQQEERERQQAALRAQQVQAAPQAPPLAAPGGEAPPSGCAEDEEGLQEIVYSVVASSPASPGENQCPTPPQGEDQEEECEEEVCAEKESEEEEEEEDLEEDNEEESEGVEEEEENGEEEEEEEVEEEEDGEGEGEAEDGEEVEGADYEEEGEEEEEEEDGKEEVDGQREEENHLPLEMPLSILVGSEEERENFLNCHYFSPKQTNPQVPPETETLFMQQDMNC
- the CCER1 gene encoding coiled-coil domain-containing glutamate-rich protein 1 isoform X2, whose translation is MTQTLHKREDPLNLGAGGAASAPLRTWSSYPRRRRGAPLYKRRPHYGPQAEYEPQRKQPRQQQGPGPWYHPPPRPYRAMYANPGHPEGPWYPPPAGFCNVPCRVQMIRVYGLHPLCFCCCSCWRGAWHPGWARPYGRKKRWGRRGRGLRRPPRRAFPRSPPVDLRMLLRPVNLYGWRAPGMRAPRNTTQFIMNQIYEDMRQQEERERQQAALRAQQVQAAPQAPPLAAPGGEAPPSGCAEDEEGLQEIVYSVVASSPASPGENQCPTPPQGEDQEEECEEEVCAEKESEEEEEEEDLEEDNEEESEEEVEGADYEEEGEEEEEEEDGKEEVDGQREEENHLPLEMPLSILVGSEEERENFLNCHYFSPKQTNPQVPPETETLFMQQDMNC